A genomic segment from Candidatus Viadribacter manganicus encodes:
- the astD gene encoding succinylglutamate-semialdehyde dehydrogenase, producing the protein MRTELYIGGAWHKGHGEAFASYDPATGDKVWEGHAASEDDVAEAMAAARLAFPAWSRRPVDERIAIVRAFAKQIEKRGDEIARTISREMGKVAWDAKGEVQAMIGKIEISIRAQAERAGQREEKAAFGAMTLSHHAHGVLAVFGPFNFPGHLPNGHIVPALLAGNCVLFKPSELTPGVAALMVEAWDAAGLPAGVLALLQGARETGAALLDSHGLNGVLFTGSAHTGALIHKKFAGRPDVILALELGGNNPLIVWPPVDAKAAANLIVHSAFATSGQRCSCARRLIVPQGGDGDAILAALAELAPKIAVGPATQTPEAFLGPLVNAHSAERAVKFEQGLLAMGAKSVVPVKRDGAYVHPAIIDVTGLTPPDEELFGPVLQVYRAPDFDHALDLANATRFGLAGGLISDDAALWARVKNEMRAGILNWNRPTTGASGAMPFGGPGLSGSLRPSAYYAADYVAFPVATQLAEKAAPIAAPGLPQ; encoded by the coding sequence ATGCGAACTGAACTCTATATCGGCGGTGCTTGGCACAAGGGTCACGGCGAAGCCTTCGCCTCCTACGATCCCGCGACCGGCGACAAGGTCTGGGAAGGTCACGCCGCCAGCGAGGACGATGTCGCTGAAGCGATGGCAGCGGCGCGTTTGGCGTTCCCCGCGTGGTCGCGCCGTCCTGTCGATGAACGCATCGCGATCGTGCGCGCGTTCGCCAAACAGATCGAAAAGCGCGGCGACGAGATCGCCCGTACGATTAGCCGCGAAATGGGCAAGGTCGCTTGGGACGCTAAGGGCGAAGTCCAAGCGATGATTGGCAAGATCGAGATTTCGATCCGCGCCCAAGCTGAACGTGCGGGCCAACGCGAGGAGAAGGCCGCGTTCGGCGCGATGACGCTTTCGCACCACGCGCACGGCGTGCTCGCCGTGTTCGGGCCGTTCAACTTTCCCGGCCATTTGCCGAACGGCCACATCGTGCCCGCGCTACTCGCTGGCAATTGCGTTCTGTTCAAGCCAAGCGAACTGACGCCTGGCGTTGCGGCCTTGATGGTCGAAGCTTGGGACGCTGCGGGGCTACCCGCTGGCGTGCTGGCGTTGCTTCAAGGCGCGCGTGAAACGGGCGCTGCATTGCTGGATTCGCACGGCCTCAATGGCGTGCTCTTCACTGGCTCCGCCCACACCGGCGCACTCATCCATAAGAAGTTCGCCGGTCGCCCGGACGTGATCCTCGCCCTCGAACTCGGTGGCAACAACCCGCTCATCGTTTGGCCGCCCGTTGACGCAAAAGCTGCAGCCAACCTCATCGTGCATTCGGCCTTCGCCACCAGTGGTCAACGTTGCTCGTGCGCGCGGCGCCTCATCGTGCCGCAAGGTGGTGACGGCGACGCCATATTAGCCGCGCTCGCCGAATTGGCCCCCAAAATCGCCGTCGGCCCCGCAACGCAAACGCCGGAAGCCTTCCTCGGTCCGCTGGTGAACGCTCATTCCGCCGAGCGCGCCGTGAAATTCGAACAGGGCCTTCTCGCGATGGGCGCCAAGTCGGTGGTGCCGGTGAAGCGCGATGGCGCTTACGTTCATCCGGCCATCATAGATGTCACCGGCCTCACGCCGCCGGACGAAGAACTCTTCGGCCCTGTTCTGCAAGTTTATCGCGCGCCCGATTTCGATCATGCGCTTGATCTGGCCAACGCCACACGCTTTGGCCTCGCCGGCGGTCTCATCAGTGATGACGCTGCGCTGTGGGCGCGCGTGAAAAACGAAATGCGCGCTGGCATCCTCAACTGGAACCGCCCCACCACCGGCGCCTCTGGCGCGATGCCGTTCGGTGGCCCCGGTCTTTCTGGCTCGCTTCGCCCAAGCGCATACTACGCCGCTGACTACGTCGCTTTCCCGGTGGCGACACAGCTTGCCGAAAAAGCCGCGCCGATCGCCGCGCCCGGTTTGCCGCAATGA
- a CDS encoding OmpA family protein encodes MSSKLKRALALAALLAAGGTGVANATEGWYGRGDVGWSFDGEIDLGTDTGAYNWGDSVLEHDWSQHLGLGYAFSNGFRLEGELGHRFNQIEPTGAIDAGGDVHAWSAMANLFYDFNRGGALEPYIGIGVGAARINQGANDHVPPPTFSVDGEDTVLAYQGLVGFAVGLGEQWDLDVGYRYFVADSAEADVTHGASPFTTESDYEHQALTVGLRYQFAAPAAPPVVQPPVVQPPVQPPVQQPVACPTSEFVVYFEWDRSNLNQAALETIDAAVNRARQCNVGGVVVVGHTDTSGSPTYNQGLSERRASVVRDALVARGIAAGSIQSQARGESDLARATRDGVREPLNRRTAVTISFR; translated from the coding sequence ATGAGTTCAAAATTGAAGCGCGCGTTGGCGCTGGCGGCGTTGTTGGCGGCGGGCGGGACCGGTGTCGCGAACGCCACAGAAGGTTGGTATGGCCGTGGTGACGTGGGTTGGTCGTTCGATGGTGAGATTGATCTCGGCACCGACACTGGCGCCTACAATTGGGGCGACTCTGTGCTTGAGCACGATTGGTCGCAGCACCTAGGTCTCGGCTACGCCTTCTCAAACGGCTTCCGTTTGGAAGGTGAACTCGGTCACCGCTTCAACCAAATTGAACCGACTGGTGCGATCGACGCCGGTGGCGACGTTCATGCTTGGTCGGCAATGGCCAACCTATTCTATGATTTCAACCGTGGTGGCGCCCTTGAGCCATACATCGGGATCGGTGTTGGCGCCGCGCGCATCAATCAAGGTGCGAACGACCACGTCCCGCCGCCGACCTTCAGCGTTGATGGTGAAGACACCGTCCTGGCCTATCAAGGCCTCGTCGGCTTCGCGGTCGGCCTAGGCGAGCAATGGGACCTCGACGTCGGATATCGCTACTTCGTCGCTGACAGCGCCGAAGCTGACGTCACGCACGGCGCGAGCCCGTTCACGACTGAGTCTGATTACGAGCATCAAGCTCTGACGGTTGGTCTGCGTTATCAATTCGCTGCCCCCGCCGCTCCGCCTGTTGTTCAACCGCCAGTGGTTCAGCCGCCGGTGCAACCGCCTGTTCAACAGCCGGTCGCGTGCCCGACGTCGGAATTCGTTGTGTATTTCGAGTGGGATCGCTCGAACCTCAACCAAGCGGCGCTGGAAACCATCGATGCAGCAGTCAACCGCGCACGTCAGTGCAACGTTGGCGGCGTTGTCGTCGTTGGCCACACCGATACGTCGGGTTCACCGACCTACAACCAAGGCCTGTCGGAGCGTCGCGCTTCGGTGGTCCGCGACGCCCTCGTGGCGCGTGGCATCGCCGCCGGCTCGATCCAAAGCCAAGCCCGCGGCGAGAGCGATCTTGCCCGTGCAACGCGCGACGGCGTGCGTGAGCCTCTGAACCGCCGCACCGCGGTGACGATCAGCTTCCGCTAA
- the astB gene encoding N-succinylarginine dihydrolase: MTGEVAEEVNFDGLIGPTHNYAGLSEGNLASARNANMIARPRDAALQGLAKMQRLRALGLSQGVLPPHERPNVKWLRSLGFTGTDGEVWAHAWKSEPTIARAALAASAMWAANAATISPSADCLDRRLHATVANLQTMLHRVLEAEQTERTLRRLFSDQARFAVHPALLAHDALSDEGAANHMRMAASAGAPGVEIFVYGRRASETKAGFPARQTLEACTCVARSHTLDFGRTIFTRQAPKAIDAGAFHNDVVAVAHEHVLFHHEDAFADKDALYAEVRAKAQGFEPVFVEVPRARVGLDDAITSYLFNSQLVHAPGANSLTLIAPTEVRENNKTAAYVAEMISRPRAAIGQVEYVEVRESMRNGGGPACLRLRVVLTPQERAAATPSFFLNDALAASLETWIKKHYREELAPADLGDPALVGEIQTALDELTRILPLGGDFYPFQRT; encoded by the coding sequence ATGACCGGCGAGGTTGCTGAAGAGGTCAATTTCGACGGTCTCATCGGGCCGACGCATAATTACGCTGGTCTCTCCGAAGGCAATCTCGCCTCCGCGCGCAACGCCAACATGATTGCGCGCCCGCGCGATGCGGCGCTTCAAGGCCTCGCCAAGATGCAGCGCCTCCGCGCGCTTGGCTTGAGCCAAGGGGTGCTGCCGCCGCACGAACGGCCGAACGTTAAATGGCTGCGCTCGCTGGGTTTTACTGGCACGGACGGCGAAGTGTGGGCGCATGCGTGGAAGAGCGAACCCACCATCGCGCGCGCCGCGCTCGCGGCTTCCGCCATGTGGGCCGCCAACGCCGCGACCATTTCGCCAAGCGCTGATTGCTTGGACCGCCGCCTGCACGCGACCGTGGCGAACCTCCAAACCATGCTTCACCGCGTGCTCGAAGCCGAGCAAACCGAACGCACGTTGCGCCGCTTGTTTTCGGATCAAGCGCGCTTTGCAGTGCATCCGGCTTTACTCGCTCACGATGCCTTGTCGGATGAAGGCGCGGCCAATCATATGCGCATGGCTGCAAGCGCCGGCGCGCCAGGCGTCGAGATCTTCGTCTATGGCCGCAGGGCCAGCGAAACCAAGGCCGGTTTTCCCGCTCGTCAAACGCTGGAAGCTTGCACCTGCGTCGCGCGCAGCCACACGCTCGATTTCGGCCGCACCATTTTCACGCGCCAGGCTCCAAAAGCCATCGACGCCGGCGCCTTTCACAATGATGTCGTCGCCGTTGCGCACGAGCATGTTCTGTTTCATCACGAGGACGCCTTTGCGGACAAAGACGCGCTCTATGCAGAAGTGCGCGCCAAGGCCCAGGGTTTCGAGCCGGTCTTCGTCGAAGTTCCGCGCGCTCGCGTTGGCCTGGATGACGCGATCACGTCATACCTTTTCAATTCGCAGCTTGTGCACGCGCCGGGCGCAAACTCTCTCACCCTGATAGCGCCCACCGAGGTGCGCGAAAACAACAAGACGGCCGCTTATGTCGCCGAGATGATCTCCCGTCCTCGCGCCGCCATCGGGCAGGTGGAGTATGTCGAAGTCCGCGAGAGTATGCGCAATGGCGGCGGGCCGGCATGCTTGCGTCTTCGCGTCGTGCTTACGCCTCAGGAACGCGCCGCCGCGACGCCGAGCTTCTTCTTGAACGATGCGCTCGCCGCTAGCCTCGAAACCTGGATCAAGAAGCATTACCGAGAAGAACTTGCGCCCGCGGATCTCGGCGATCCTGCACTCGTCGGCGAAATTCAAACAGCTCTTGATGAGCTGACGCGCATCCTGCCGCTCGGCGGCGATTTTTATCCTTTCCAGCGCACCTAA
- a CDS encoding glycosyltransferase family 25 protein, translated as MLLHVINLPARTDRRAQFAAWNERPGVEAAFVDAVIGASLDREDLANRRLIEPDTEQFSAGALGNALSHHGLWLKVAAALEPAFICEDDACLRADFAVQAISALSQIPADWDIFFFGYNTNAIVAVEARDGLKTLLQFDDSAKRTVDYFDAFARTPAPAPTPLLCFQAWGTLAYALSPQGAAKLLKLCFPLSGARDIFMFGQNRTLKPYTLDGMINVALQRAPVNAYCVFPPLAVSANDIASSDVVRR; from the coding sequence ATGCTTTTGCATGTGATCAACTTGCCGGCGCGCACCGACCGCCGCGCGCAGTTCGCTGCCTGGAACGAGCGGCCCGGTGTGGAGGCTGCATTCGTCGACGCCGTCATAGGCGCTAGCCTCGATCGGGAAGACCTTGCCAACCGCAGGCTGATCGAACCTGACACTGAGCAATTCAGTGCTGGTGCGCTTGGTAATGCGCTTTCACACCATGGGCTCTGGCTAAAAGTCGCCGCCGCGCTCGAGCCCGCGTTTATCTGCGAGGATGATGCTTGTTTGCGCGCCGATTTCGCCGTGCAAGCCATCAGCGCGCTCTCACAGATCCCGGCCGACTGGGACATTTTCTTTTTCGGCTACAACACCAACGCCATCGTCGCGGTGGAGGCGCGGGATGGCCTAAAGACGCTGCTGCAGTTTGACGACAGCGCCAAGCGCACCGTCGACTATTTCGACGCCTTCGCCCGAACGCCCGCGCCTGCGCCAACTCCGCTTCTCTGTTTTCAAGCCTGGGGTACGCTCGCCTACGCTCTCTCTCCACAGGGAGCGGCGAAGCTGCTGAAGCTCTGCTTTCCGCTTAGCGGCGCTAGGGATATCTTCATGTTCGGTCAAAACCGGACACTGAAGCCTTACACGCTTGATGGCATGATCAATGTCGCCCTCCAGCGCGCGCCAGTGAACGCCTATTGCGTATTCCCGCCGCTCGCAGTGAGCGCCAATGACATAGCCAGTTCCGACGTGGTCAGGCGGTGA
- a CDS encoding tetratricopeptide repeat protein: MKSVVEVFDVFRRGDLAGAEEMVSEILRRAPEDCDALHLMATIHHAKGDLQGAAAYFDRAHHVSPSDAEIAFNRAVVLFTLGRHEPCIEACLDVLKLRPGDPEVLLMQGVAFAALGRHEAALAALEQTYQHRADVHARRAASFLQLGQTEEALSAAARACGIDPRNADAHYHRGAALALLELWPQAVEAYDAALELSPNNLTIRGARAPALANIGRFDDALADIDAALTRSPDRPELLSRRAYTLSAANRHDEALLAYKNVLTRAPRDAAAIYAQSDLLLGGGDFEAGLALYEVRHAINRRVTATSSAPRWRGEPLEGKTILVQGEQGFGDLFQFCRFVPSLAARGANVILQERAQTRGLMQSLDGVGEFVSASEPAPAADYHIPLASLVGALDVRIETIPAPIPYLKAEAERAARWRETLGIAQRRRIGVAWSGITRHAMQKWRSLDDVALEQLLRVDAEFISLQMEDSAVAQARQVLQLGGAIADFADLAALIDTLDLVVSVDTGVAHLAGALGKPVLLMLPFRADWRWLRDRADTPWYPNMCLFRQPRFGDWQSVIVDVHAALQE; this comes from the coding sequence GTGAAAAGCGTCGTCGAAGTCTTCGATGTGTTTCGGCGCGGCGATCTCGCAGGCGCCGAGGAAATGGTGTCGGAGATCTTGCGGCGCGCGCCTGAAGACTGCGACGCGCTTCATCTCATGGCGACGATCCATCACGCCAAAGGCGATCTCCAAGGCGCGGCAGCCTACTTTGATCGCGCTCATCATGTTTCGCCCTCTGACGCAGAGATCGCTTTCAATCGCGCTGTCGTCTTGTTCACGCTTGGTCGCCACGAGCCGTGCATTGAAGCCTGCCTCGATGTCCTCAAGCTTCGGCCCGGCGATCCCGAAGTGCTGCTCATGCAGGGCGTTGCGTTCGCGGCGCTCGGGCGACATGAAGCAGCGCTCGCCGCATTGGAGCAAACCTATCAGCATCGCGCTGATGTTCACGCCCGCCGCGCCGCATCTTTCTTGCAACTTGGTCAAACTGAAGAGGCGCTCAGCGCCGCCGCGCGCGCATGCGGCATCGATCCACGTAACGCCGACGCCCACTATCACCGTGGCGCCGCGCTTGCCTTGCTGGAGCTATGGCCACAAGCTGTGGAGGCTTACGATGCTGCGCTGGAGCTTTCGCCGAACAATCTCACCATCCGCGGCGCGCGCGCGCCGGCGCTCGCTAATATTGGACGCTTTGACGACGCTCTGGCCGACATCGATGCAGCGCTCACACGCTCCCCCGATCGTCCCGAACTGCTCAGCCGGCGCGCCTACACTTTAAGCGCCGCCAATCGGCATGACGAAGCATTACTTGCCTACAAGAACGTGCTGACGCGCGCTCCGCGCGATGCCGCCGCGATCTATGCGCAAAGCGATCTATTGCTCGGCGGCGGCGATTTTGAGGCTGGCTTGGCGCTTTACGAAGTGCGTCACGCCATCAACCGGCGCGTCACTGCGACTTCATCGGCGCCGCGTTGGCGCGGTGAGCCGCTTGAGGGCAAAACCATCCTGGTTCAAGGCGAGCAGGGTTTTGGCGATCTCTTCCAGTTTTGCCGCTTCGTCCCCAGTCTCGCCGCACGTGGCGCCAATGTGATTCTTCAAGAACGCGCACAAACACGCGGTTTGATGCAAAGTCTGGACGGCGTCGGTGAATTCGTCTCAGCAAGCGAACCGGCGCCCGCCGCAGACTATCACATTCCGCTCGCAAGTCTGGTCGGCGCGCTCGACGTTCGTATCGAAACTATCCCCGCTCCGATCCCCTATCTCAAAGCGGAGGCCGAACGTGCGGCGCGCTGGCGCGAAACGTTGGGTATCGCGCAGCGCCGTCGCATTGGCGTTGCTTGGTCTGGCATCACGCGCCACGCGATGCAAAAATGGCGGAGTCTTGATGACGTCGCGCTAGAGCAACTTTTGCGCGTGGATGCCGAGTTCATCAGCCTGCAGATGGAAGATAGCGCCGTCGCTCAGGCGCGCCAGGTCCTTCAACTAGGTGGCGCGATCGCCGACTTCGCCGATCTTGCCGCATTGATCGATACGCTCGACCTTGTTGTGAGCGTCGATACTGGCGTTGCACATCTGGCGGGTGCGCTCGGCAAACCGGTGTTGTTGATGTTGCCGTTCCGCGCCGATTGGCGTTGGCTGCGCGATCGCGCCGACACGCCATGGTATCCAAACATGTGTCTTTTTCGCCAACCCCGCTTCGGCGATTGGCAAAGCGTCATTGTCGACGTGCATGCAGCGCTTCAGGAATAG
- a CDS encoding hydrolase: MSAESLAAASRSAWGADVEALLERLDGERESLVARTESWSAINSGSFELPGLAAMRVTLLDTVSELPAPPEVVDLTPSKRVRPDGEVIDVHHGASIRVRVRPDAPIQVALTGHYDTVFPAAHAFQTPWREGEVLRGPGVADMKGGINVMFAALKAFEALPGDKRIGYEVLLSPDEEIGSMGSAPLLAELGARAHVGLTYEPAMADGALVDARKGSANFHLAVKGRAAHVGRAFNDGRSAVLAAAEAALALNKLNGKRDGVTFNVGAIDGGSAVNVVPERAVLRFNVRVPDAEAAVWAEAEVARIARDVGAHDGIEAHLHGGFTRPPKPLNDQQRTLVSWTRQAGAALGLDLKFQPSGGVCEGNNLAAAGCPNIDTLGPCGGGLHSDQEFALISSFAERAKLSFLLLAGLDRGLFDVRSLRS; the protein is encoded by the coding sequence ATGTCCGCAGAGAGTTTAGCCGCCGCATCGCGTTCCGCATGGGGCGCCGATGTCGAGGCCCTGCTTGAGCGTCTCGATGGCGAGCGCGAGAGCCTTGTCGCACGCACCGAAAGCTGGTCGGCGATCAATTCCGGCTCGTTCGAATTGCCTGGCCTTGCCGCCATGCGCGTGACGCTACTCGACACAGTGTCTGAGCTTCCCGCGCCGCCAGAGGTTGTCGATCTCACGCCGTCGAAGCGGGTGCGTCCCGACGGCGAGGTCATTGACGTTCACCATGGCGCTTCCATCCGTGTTCGCGTTCGTCCAGATGCGCCGATCCAAGTTGCGCTCACCGGGCATTACGACACTGTCTTCCCGGCCGCGCACGCATTTCAGACGCCATGGCGTGAGGGCGAGGTTCTGCGCGGTCCGGGCGTTGCCGACATGAAAGGCGGCATCAACGTCATGTTCGCCGCGCTCAAGGCGTTTGAGGCGCTGCCAGGCGACAAGCGCATTGGTTACGAAGTGCTGCTCAGCCCTGACGAGGAGATCGGCTCGATGGGCAGCGCGCCGCTCCTGGCCGAACTTGGCGCACGCGCGCATGTCGGCCTGACCTACGAACCGGCCATGGCCGACGGCGCGCTTGTTGACGCCCGCAAAGGCTCCGCCAATTTCCATCTCGCCGTTAAAGGCCGCGCCGCGCATGTAGGTCGCGCATTCAACGATGGCCGCAGCGCCGTGCTCGCGGCAGCCGAAGCGGCGCTCGCGCTCAACAAGCTCAATGGCAAGCGTGACGGCGTGACGTTCAACGTTGGCGCCATCGATGGCGGCAGCGCCGTCAATGTGGTGCCCGAGCGTGCGGTGCTGCGCTTCAACGTGCGTGTACCCGACGCTGAAGCCGCGGTCTGGGCTGAAGCCGAAGTCGCTCGCATCGCCCGCGATGTCGGCGCTCACGATGGCATCGAAGCGCATCTGCACGGTGGCTTCACGCGTCCGCCCAAGCCGTTGAATGATCAGCAGCGCACGCTCGTGTCGTGGACGCGCCAAGCCGGCGCCGCACTCGGCCTCGATCTCAAATTCCAACCCTCAGGCGGCGTCTGCGAGGGCAATAACCTCGCAGCGGCCGGGTGCCCCAACATCGACACGCTCGGCCCCTGCGGCGGCGGTCTCCACAGCGACCAGGAGTTCGCCTTGATCTCAAGCTTCGCCGAACGCGCAAAGCTTTCGTTCCTGCTTCTCGCCGGTCTCGATCGCGGCCTATTTGACGTGCGGAGCCTGCGCTCGTGA
- a CDS encoding OmpA family protein, with the protein MKSRITKTVALAALMAGAAGVANATEGWYGRGDIGWSFDGEIDVNDDYANYEFGDSVLEHDWSQHLGMGYAFSNGFRLEGELGHRFNQIEPTDTIDAGGDVHAWSAMANLFYDFNRGGKLEPYIGVGVGAARLNYNVNDHSSLNYAEGEDTVLAYQGLIGFAVGLGEQWDLDIGYRYFIAEGAEGDGSDTTIGSSTVVTPYTTDADYEHQALTVGLRYQFAAPAPPPPPPPPPAPPPPPPPPPVAAACPTSEFVVYFEWDRSNLNQAALETIDAAVNRARQCNVGGVVVVGHTDTSGSPTYNQGLSERRASVVRDALVARGIAAGSVQAQARGESDLARATRDGVREPLNRRTAVTISFR; encoded by the coding sequence ATGAAATCGCGCATCACCAAGACTGTCGCGCTTGCGGCATTGATGGCAGGCGCCGCTGGCGTCGCCAACGCTACTGAAGGCTGGTATGGCCGTGGCGATATCGGCTGGTCATTCGATGGCGAGATCGATGTCAACGACGACTACGCCAATTACGAGTTCGGCGATTCGGTGCTCGAGCACGATTGGTCGCAGCACCTCGGCATGGGCTATGCTTTCTCGAACGGTTTCCGTTTGGAAGGCGAACTCGGTCACCGCTTCAACCAAATTGAACCGACTGACACGATCGACGCGGGTGGCGACGTCCACGCGTGGTCGGCGATGGCCAATCTGTTCTATGACTTCAACCGTGGTGGCAAACTCGAGCCTTATATCGGCGTCGGTGTTGGCGCCGCGCGCTTGAACTACAACGTCAACGATCACTCGTCGCTCAACTACGCTGAAGGCGAAGACACCGTTCTGGCCTACCAAGGTCTTATCGGCTTTGCGGTCGGCCTGGGCGAGCAATGGGATCTCGATATCGGCTATCGTTACTTCATCGCCGAAGGTGCTGAAGGCGATGGCAGCGACACCACCATTGGGTCGTCGACTGTTGTGACGCCGTACACGACGGACGCTGACTACGAGCACCAAGCTCTGACCGTTGGTCTCCGTTACCAATTCGCAGCGCCGGCTCCGCCGCCGCCGCCGCCGCCGCCACCGGCTCCGCCGCCGCCGCCGCCGCCGCCACCAGTGGCTGCTGCGTGCCCGACGTCGGAATTCGTTGTGTACTTCGAGTGGGATCGCTCGAACCTCAACCAAGCGGCGTTGGAAACCATCGATGCAGCAGTCAACCGCGCACGTCAGTGCAACGTTGGCGGCGTTGTCGTCGTTGGCCACACCGATACGTCGGGTTCACCGACCTACAACCAAGGCCTGTCGGAGCGTCGCGCTTCGGTGGTCCGCGACGCCCTCGTGGCGCGTGGCATCGCCGCCGGCTCGGTCCAAGCGCAAGCCCGCGGCGAGAGCGATCTTGCCCGTGCAACGCGCGACGGCGTGCGTGAGCCTCTGAACCGCCGCACCGCGGTGACGATCAGCTTCCGCTAA
- a CDS encoding arginine N-succinyltransferase, whose product MSAPAYVIRAAGPADLEDFKKLREIAGAGFTSLMLDDKAMAAKLALSQESFASWTTTAGAERYFMALEHIETGALAGCCGVKSTIGETPPFFNFRMFTEAQSSVAVNRRFDMRVLIGVNDFTGCSEVGSLFVRPEHRAAGIGRALAQNRYMLMATAPERFRPQVVSELRGVVSPDGISPFWEAVGRHFFKMDFAEADKLSAITDNQFILDLMPQHPIYVDLLPQEARDVVGKCHKDGEGAQRLLEWEGFTFSNVVDIFDGGPLMSVPRDQIRTLRESKRLKIEPAAQLAGAKRALIAVANIQNYRCVSAHAVVSGDVARVDPSVLRALKLEAGADILVWTDNAN is encoded by the coding sequence GTGAGTGCTCCAGCGTACGTCATTCGCGCGGCCGGCCCCGCCGATCTCGAAGACTTCAAGAAATTGCGCGAGATCGCCGGCGCAGGCTTCACAAGCCTGATGCTCGACGACAAAGCGATGGCGGCAAAGCTCGCGCTCTCGCAAGAAAGCTTCGCTTCGTGGACCACCACCGCCGGCGCCGAGCGTTATTTCATGGCGCTCGAACACATCGAAACGGGCGCGCTGGCAGGATGCTGCGGTGTGAAGTCCACCATCGGTGAGACGCCGCCATTCTTCAATTTCCGCATGTTCACCGAGGCGCAGTCGTCGGTTGCCGTCAATCGCCGCTTCGATATGCGCGTGCTTATCGGCGTCAATGATTTCACCGGCTGCAGCGAAGTCGGCTCGCTTTTCGTGCGCCCAGAGCACCGCGCCGCCGGCATCGGCCGCGCGCTTGCGCAGAACCGCTACATGCTGATGGCGACGGCGCCGGAGCGTTTCCGGCCGCAAGTAGTCTCTGAGCTCCGCGGCGTCGTTTCGCCCGATGGCATCTCGCCGTTCTGGGAAGCAGTGGGCCGCCACTTCTTCAAAATGGACTTCGCAGAAGCCGATAAGCTGAGCGCCATCACCGACAACCAATTCATCCTCGATCTCATGCCGCAGCATCCAATCTACGTAGACCTGCTGCCGCAAGAGGCGCGTGACGTCGTCGGCAAGTGTCACAAGGACGGCGAGGGCGCGCAACGCCTGCTCGAATGGGAAGGCTTCACCTTCTCCAATGTCGTCGACATCTTCGACGGCGGACCATTGATGAGCGTCCCGCGCGATCAGATCCGCACCTTGCGCGAGTCCAAGCGTCTCAAAATCGAACCGGCCGCCCAGCTCGCAGGCGCCAAGCGGGCCTTGATTGCGGTGGCGAACATCCAAAATTATCGCTGCGTGTCGGCGCACGCCGTGGTGTCGGGCGACGTCGCGCGCGTGGACCCCTCCGTGCTTCGCGCACTCAAGCTTGAAGCCGGCGCAGACATCCTGGTTTGGACCGACAATGCGAACTGA